One Apteryx mantelli isolate bAptMan1 chromosome 2, bAptMan1.hap1, whole genome shotgun sequence genomic window, TCTCTTAAGCAGTAGTCAAATTTAGTTCGGGGTTAAAAATGGAACAAAGAGCAGAATTTATAGATTAAGGGCTAGTACTGAATTGAGAGATTTTAATGCTTTGGTTAGTACAGTTGTCTGTTTGCTGTCATCAAAGATGACATACTAAGAAAGAATGTtaacttgtttttaattaaaattttcatgCTCATGTTGCAGAATGGGTATAAATTGTTTATGCAGAACTGTCAGATCTGTCTGTGATATGGACTATGATggattttcattaatatttcccTATATGGAAGTAAAGGAGGAAAATTCTTTAAAATCTCTTTATGACTCCTTGAGGCTGTGAATCTCTTAATCCCTGCTTCTAGTCATGCTGATATAAATCTTAATAGGTACTTTTTCAGTATCATCCTTAAGTCCTTAAACTCTTGCAGATTATTGTGATTCCCTTAGTCTCTCCTTTTGAAGCTGTGTAGGAGAATATAACTAGGTGATCTATGTTGCATCAGAAGATGAGATGTAATTGCCTGCCAGTGACAGACACAGTATGCAACTGCTAACAGGTAATCTCTCTTTAGCTGCAGTTTACATCTACAGTTACTTTGTTTGAGGAAGTTTTGAAATGTATAAGAACTCATGCTGTCACCTCTGTCACTCCAATTTTGAAGTTGTATGTTTGTGAGTTTAAGCCCTTTAGGGGCAGCACAAATGATTCTAAAAGGACTTGACCTGCATGGAATGATGTAACGTTTGCTTCTGGCAACTTGATACAGGCTGGTTGTCATAATTGGTACTATTAGGATCCCTGTGCGTGATGTCATAAGATGTTTCAGTCGAATAGATGAGGACACTAAGTTCTTATATTGTATGGGAGTGATTAGGATGTCAATGTTTTTGACACCTCCCGACACTTCTAGATTGTGcagtatctgttttctttttttcttaagtttccaAAGTTCTTAGTGTCCAAGGAGTGATGTTTCAAATGTAAAGAATGTGGACAACACAGTATCCTCGTGAAGGAGTGACTGAGGAGGGTGAATTTCTTGTCTTTTTATTAAAAGATCTGTTCTAAATCTGAACGATGTCACATTAAATGCTTTTTTGTATTGCTGATCCCTTTTAatagggaggggagaggaaataATTCCCAGAGGATTTGGGAATTGTTGCAGGGGATGAAGTGTAAAGGGAAGATCTAAGGAGGCTATCAAACAATGAAGAGTACAAAAATAGAGAAGAGGTAAATAAAAAGCATGTTAGTGGCTCtaaaaggaaatgtatttttaagtgaatttcagatataaaagtaaaaacagcAAATGATGTTTTGGTAATATGTAAGTGCACATCCctcatttatttcagtgaaagtCACTGAGATCAGTGGATAGCCAGTTTAATAAGGGTAGCCTGTAATGCAGACTTGATATTATGGTCCACATGTCACAGCTAAACTTTGAAATTAGCCTTCATTGTTAAGTTTGTCATGCCTTTCATCCCAATAGGTGACATTCTCCATATATCTCTTCTCCTTTTATCAAGGTAAAGTGGAGTAGTGTGGGTACAGCTTTAGCTGCGATGTTAGTAAGGGGTCTTTCGAGTTCTATTTATGGTGGATTTATTGTCTTAAAATGTGGGGAAAGTGTCCTTTGAAAAAGACTTAAATTCTTGAGTactttgaactgaaaaatctGAACCTAGACATGGGCAGAAtaagaaacaaaatgagaaaaaccATGGTGAGggtgagcaggaggagaaggatgaaaataagaataaaatgttaGACTTGTGGAAAGGGAACTTGCTTTACATTTTTTCATTAAgaattttgtacatttttttgtGAAGTTACGAATGTATATAgcatacattttcttctttttttttgcatagctGAGCTCCCTAGAAACATTGTGCACTAAAACAGGAGGAAATCCTAACCTgctctttgtttgcttgttttcctagTTTTTCTATTGTGTGCATTATTATGCAAGAAAAGTCTCCTGTCTTTCCTTTTAATGGATTGCTTTGAAATACACTATTATACATCTTGCTTTATATGGATTAAGTTATATGCAAGGAAAACAGGATAACAATGAGGAAGAAAATgtaggaagaaaaataatttgtccTGCATATATCTATGTGCATGTAGTATGTGAGTAAGTATGTGCATAGATAGGTTTTGATTGGAAATCTTTGGCCGTTCTGTTGAATTGAGAGTGCCTAGTAATAATGTGTAGGAGTAGAATTGGGTTATTTAATACTGAGAAGTAAAAAGTTGTTATTTTAGGGGGGAAAACCACACTTACTGATATCgataattttaatatatttgtgcTAATTAGTTTTTAGTACATCTATGtatcttacaaaaaaaatctgaaaggggAGGAGGGTAGCTTTGAAAATATAGTAAAACACTGAGAACTCAGTAAGCTCGTTGTTAGAACATAGACACTTAtacaattttaaagattttttttttaattgttttataaaGTAGTTTCTTGCACTTTACCTGCTGGCATTTCAATTTGGTAGATAACATCTGAACTCCAGCAGAGTTTTATAATCCCCACGTGCTTAAATATACTAAATGTTCTTTTTCCATTAAGGTTAATGTTCGTGAAGAGATTGAAGAGTTTTTTCCAAGAATGTGGAAGATAAATCAAGATAAAAGAAGGCTAATGAAAAGTATTAAAgatcagaaaattaaaattgaatgggggaaaaaattgaACAGAAGATTGGTCAGATAGAAGcacttgaatgtttttttttaaggctataaTGAATTGTTTGAATTGGGGAAGAATACACGaagtatgaaaaatgaaaaactcaatgaagaatgaagaaaagtaGAAAGCAAGAGTGAAGTAGAATTAAAAGAATCTGGAAGAATGAATGGGTCCTAGGTTAAGTAAATGTATGGTTTATGTTCCAGTGTCTGTATGATCAAGTTGTAGATGAATTTGCATGATTACTTAGTTAATAGAGAATTGGTGATCTGGTTCAAGCAGGGAACTATTTGAGGAGAGCATACAATATTAACAGTGGGTTAGCAAAATGAAATTTGTTCTGGAGGGTATTGTCTAACCATTTGTTTTTCAGGAGCAATCAATATAATAGAATTACTGTACTTTAAATGTTAGGAGTTAGGCATTTATACAACCAATACCATTTGTAATACTGTCTCCTTTGTTAGGAGTCTCGCTCCCAGTCAAAATCTCCAGCTGGGAGTCCTGCTCGTGTAAAATCGGAGAGCAGGTCAGGATCTCGCAGTCCATCGAGGGCTTCCAAACATTCTGAATCGCACTCTAGATCAAGATCAAAATCAAGGTATGTCCAAGAAGTAGTTCAGGTTAATTCAGTATTATTACCTATGGCTGTTCTTTCAGATATGTTGCTGAgcctttgtttttgttgttgtaaaaAGTGTAGATCTTCTTCTGGGGTGTATTAACAAGACTGTTAGTGGATATgtaggaaagggagaggaaaagaaaaagtcaagtGAAAATTGCAGCAAAGGTAGTCTTTTATGTAACTGGGTTAAATAAAAGGACTAAGCTCTATAACTGTTGAACTATTGGAACAGACTGCTTGGGGTGATTCAAGAAATACTTTAATTGGAGGCtttaaagaccaaaaaaaagtaTAGTTTAAAGTAGGCATGGAGAGCTGCTCAGTTTATGGGAGGTTTAGGTTTAAATTAATCTTACAGAGCTACACATGTCCTTCAATGTCCCTTTCTACCCCAAGAATGCATCTGCACAGGCAATAATCCATCTTCCCCTATTTACTTCACCAGGGCAGCCTAGAAAGGGTCATTCTGCTCTAAAATCTCAAAGTTCAGGCTAATGCTATAGCTTCTCCTCTTGCAGTGTTTAGCCAGATAGCTAACAACTGTTGTTAGGATATAATGCCTGTATGAAAGCGTGTAACTTAACAGGATGATGGTGGTTCAGAACTGAGTTTATCATTGGCTGGATGACTGCAAAGAAATACTTTAGGAACTAACTAGCTTTTTTTTGATATTGAATCATTTTAGAGCTTAGATAAACTTCAGCTGTAGATACTGTAGTGCTGCTagatctttccattttttcagcCAAGACTATTTTACGCTGTGGTATATCTGGCTTCTGTATCACTGTGTGAATTCACAGGTTCAAGTTTAAACCTTGAACTTCCTGAAAATTATCATGAATATAATCTTTGTTTTATGCCAGAAGCACACTCTGAGTTAAAAATCTTGCTACTGACCAGGTTATTAAAGATCTGCATTCTTTAGATGCATGAAGTACATCTTCTTTTAGAAGAAACTAAACTATTTTACCTGTTGTGAGTCTCTATAAAATGAATTTAAGATTTTCTGTGGGAAATGTAAGGCTTACAATTCAATACATGGTACGTATATGACCTaagtaaaagctttctctttgttGAAGATCCAGGTCCAGAAGGCATTCGCACAGACGTTACACTCGATCCAGATCCCATTCCCATTCTCATTCCCATAGGAGACGTTCTCGAAGCAGATCATACACACCAGAATATCGTCGTCGAAGGAGCCGTAGTCATTCTCCAATGTCCAACAGGAGAAGGCACACTGGCAGCAGAGTATGTCATGTTCATCAAGGCTGAGTATCAACAAAACAATTGTTACTTGCATTAGTGTAGTCCAGGTTACATGCAGGATGAATCTGACCTGCTGCTTTGTCTTTGGAGGGTATGGGAATTGGTTTTTTTGGGCAACAAAACTCGTCCTTACAGCTGGACACGTATTTCTTAGACTTATGACTTGCAAGGCACTTAGAATTGTATTGAAAACCACATCATTGCAAGTTAGTGTGCAGAAAGGTGATATGTTTCCCTCTGCTATAGGAGTTGAACCCTTATCcctactttaattttttttgaggGGGCGGGGGGTAATAGTTCCAAGTATATGTATCCTTCTCAAgggggaaaacaacaacaacaataaaaaagaaaaactgcaaaaatatCTACCCCAAAATTGACTAGAGGAGCGAAAGAAGTAAATTCTGAACTATTTATTTGCATATAACTTGCATTATGTTCAAGGTCACTAGTGATTTTATGCCTCCGAGTAATGAATTAGGTGTGACTTGAAAAAATAAACCCTTTATATTTTTAGCTAAAGTGTAAATCTTAATAGGCCAAAATATTTTACGCTTAGGAAAGGGGTCAATAAGCCTCTCAAAATTTAAATGAGAAGTAACCCAGTATCTCTATATGGACAGGAAGAAGTACAGGTAAAATAACCAAGATCTAATATATTAGTGCTATATCATTCTGAGGGCTTTCCCCCAAAGTCCCTGTTTGTAATGAGTTTCAGTGTCTTAGCTCGTGGTTCCGCATCAATTCAAGCTGATATAAGTGCTGCTTCAGGTCTGCCTCTTCCTTTGTGAGGGCTGTGGTATTTTTCTGATCCTTACAGTTTCCATCTGGTTCAGTTTCCCTGAATCTTTTTACTAATCCTATCAAAAAGATGATGGCTTTCTTGCAGGCTTACCTCTGTGAAGCAGCTCACCAGAATCAGATAAATGTCAGTGTGAGGGAGAAGACAAGAGTGTGTGGAAGAGAGCAAGACTACAGCAGTGCTAACGTACAGTGGCTTAAGCTGTTGTGAAGCAACATTCATAGTTATGCTTTTTGCAGATGGTTCCCAATGTGTAATAATAGTATAGCAAACATGAACTTAATGTCTTGGAAAAATTGGCAGGAATAACTGAACTTTAAAAGGGTTAGCAGATTTCCTGGAGAAATACAAGTGAATCCCTCTTACTATTTTAGAAAGTACAAGAATATTTCCTTCTGTGAAGAAGTCTGTCTTTTGCCTTGGGAATGACTCTATAATGTTAAAGTCCTTTTCACACTGAATTCCACATTAGTTCTAAGAAATGCTTCTAATAGTGTCAAAACTAAATTCTAACCAACCAGATTTTTATCCTCTAAATGGAAGAGGTTCTAAAGGCATCAGGAAAATTGATTGTGATTTTGCTACTTCTGCTCACCTTGTAGGAGGAGCTTGGATACTGTGCTGATGGGGGACAGCACAAAAACCTAACGTAAGGACTGGCTTTTAGCCCTCCACAGTAGAAGTCCTTCCAGTGATGATGCAACTGTCACCCATTACTCACGTACCAAGAACCAATTTGCACATCTCATCTTGCCTCAGAAAAGGGTTCATGAGTAAGGGGAATAAAAAGGACAACACAGAAGTACTTGTACAGAGGGATTTGTCCAGCAAGAAGAGCTTGAAAGGAGAAGCAATAATTTAAAAGATTGAGAAGTTTGATTAGACTCATAAGAGTTTCAGTCATAAATGAGGTATATAGCTTTTAATGCCACTAAATAAAtgggagcaagaaaaaaaacttcagttATACAAATTTTCAAATGACAAGTTGACACTTTGACATAATGAACTGTAGAAGATTCATGTCTAAAAACTGAAGTTTGAACTTTGGCCAATGGCAAGAAACAAATTTCAAATAGACCAGGTGTTCTGGGCATCTTATTTTTGCAATGCATACTGTGCAAAAGCTCTGAAAGTAGAAAAATGCATAACAATTTGAAATACAGcattataaaaatgaagaaaggtaGTATGAGAATTCGGTTAAATCACTTATTTCATCTCTCCAATATCTCACTGGAAGAAGCTAGGAAGGGGAATTCAATATGTCAGCAAGCTGTAATTTTATATCAGTCTGTCACCCATTTATAAGTGTGCCTTTATTTAACAGAACAAAGGAGTTGGATGTATCACTTGCTCTCTCAGTGGTCAGGAGACGTTACTCGATGCGTCAATcagattttttcattttccttaagaAATCTTTGGCTGAATCCAAGTGCTGCTCTTAGCATTGCAAGCCACTAGACTTCCTATCTGCTTACTGAGCTTTCTGTGTACAGTAGCATGCTTTCTGTTGGCTGtctttatacatatatttatagagagagggagagagagagaaaggatctttttcttttcagaaaaacattGAGATAAAGCATAATGCTTATAATGAGGGTTAAGCTATGGTGCAGATCTCCTATTATGAGAAGCTGATTTACCAATTGAGCCTGTTCAGTTAGAAGTAAGTGAGCAAAGccttaaaattcttaaaataaacaTTCTTGTCAAAAGAACTGCCTATCAGACTGCTACTCCCTACAtgaaaaaacacttttcaaatactttttagcCCTTGCATAAAGAAAAAGATATCCTTAACTCAGTCATAGTTGACAATTATTTTCTATTGCTGTAGTTCTCAAACTCTTGTTCTCTGGAGTCCTAAGCATCTTCCTGTGGAGGTGTAGAGCCCTGTAGGGTGAACTTATGTCTGTGGGCAGTAGGCTTGCTTTTTTCTTGGTTATATTTTGCAGGCTGTTTCTTAGGGCTCTTTTTCTCAGGGTCTACATGCTACAGGTAAAAATCTAATAACCTACTTGTATGTTTCAAAATTCTGTCTTGCTTTAGTtacttcccctcccctccactttCAGCTAGGGACCATGGaatatttttccttgtattttagtCTGAATTTGTTTCATGACTCTgtattttaaagcagaattttCCTTTGTTGTAGATTTAAACTTTGAAATGCAAGGTTTTACCTAAAAACTGTCATCTTGATCTCAGAGGCTGTAGAATGGGGTTGGGAAAAGAACAGGACAAAAGAGCTAAACCTGTTCGTTGAGTCAGATTGAAAGGCAAGCTCTGAGGCATGAATTACAGTCCATTATAGCTTAGAAATCTGAAACTGAAATATGAATTTCAACTCTGTCAACTTTCAGTTATTATTTGAACAGAAACATTAAATCTCTATGCATATTGCTGCTATTTTAAATTGCTGCTTCTAGTACAACAAATGTGAGAAGcttaactgaaaaaatattaattttggtCAACGTAATTCTTACAGTGCAATTGGCATTATATAAACTCAATAGCACGTGGAAAAGCTAAATATCATAAAAATGCTGAATCGGGTAGAAAGATGAATTGCTGTGCCTGTTGTACAATTTTATTTGACTCCCTTTAGTTAGGTTTAGTTGAAGTGAAATATGTAAATGATTTCATTTCCCTGCCCCAGAAATTTGCGCATTCTTTTTGGGTTACTGTTTCACAGAATACTTCAATACTTGTAGCTATCTAGATGAATGAAGCAAGTGATCTTCATCCAGTTTACAACTGGGCCAAGATAAACTTTCAAATGTAAATGTTGACTTTCAGTACAGTCGAATAGGAAATGTTGAGGGGGAGAGGAAATAAACTGTTTTAGCAGAAGCTAAGTTATCGTTCAGCTGTCCATGTTTAGTAGCTCGGATACATTTAGTGTGTGAAACAGGAGGCAGCATGCACTGTTTAGTACCAGTGGTGACCTTCCAGAAGGGCCGAAGATGGGAATTTAGGTAGGCTGATCTGTTCTCAAGCATGGACTTCCTTATCATGTCTGCAGCTTGTTGGTGATTTATGTGGGAAACACTAATAAAACAGCTCCTTTTCTACATCTGTTTTATAATCAGAATGCTTCATTTTTCTGAACTGGAAATTGGAATTCTTCAGCATGAAAAGTTCACCtttgtcttcatttaaaaaaaaaaaccaaaacatgaaATCAGTTGATTCTTGAAAATACCTTAAGATTGGAATGTTATCTGTTAATGTATTAAGCTTTGTAATAAACAACGAATTTAGTTTTCTtcagctaaaataaaaaaaaaaattttttttataatgtaaTTGAAAATGGGAAATTTTGATGAGAGAATGGTATAGCTTGTTTTTAATTAACTTAATTGGAGTTGAACATTTGTCTTACCAGGCTAATCCAGATCCTAATACTTGTCTTGGAGTGTTTGGTCTCAGTTTGTATACCACTGAGAGAGATTTGCGTGAAGTCTTTTCCCGTTATGGACCTTTGACTGGTGTCAACGTGGTTTATGATCAACGGACTGGACGATCCAGAGGATTTGCTTTCGTTTATTTCGAGAGAATTGATGATTCTAAAGAGGTAAAGTCATGCTTTACTACTTGTGACAGATAAGCTGTTTGTGTATTGTCTTCACAAATATCTTTGTAGAAATGTTTTTGAGTGCTTTTGCTAGGTAGTTGTCAGAATGAGATTCATTTAAAGTATTGTGTTCAAACAACATGGCCCTTCTAAGCAGTGAAACAGATGAAGCATAGTATTTCAATGCTGGGATTCTGTGCGCAAATTTGCAGCCCAGGTTGTCTGCTTTGAATTACTAATGAAGGTCATGCTTTGCTTCATTCACTTTGTTCGGTAAAAATGGAAGTAAATTTTAGAGAAACAGATATTtagcatttttgaaatattttggaagCTACTTTTTGAAGTAGTTTCCTGTATCCATCAAAATTCTGAAGGTGCTCTTTACTTTCCATTTTCTACTCTTAATCTGTCATCATGCATTTGAAAAATAGGGTAGGTTTTTTTGTGTACTAGTTTGTGCCTCGGTTGGCAACTTTGCTAGTTGGACAACTAGTACTTTGTAGCTCAACTGAGTTGTTGCTGTCTGTAGTATAATGGATCtgtaaggaaagaagcaaaaaatctGAATGGTACCCTGTATTGTGCTTCACCACAACAAGGAGTATTTATTACCTGTGTAGGGATATTGTGAGCATATATTCCTAgctatgaaaaatactgaaatttgtAGGTGCAGTTGCTATTAAAAGTAAAGATAACACCTATAactttttcaaaatcttttttttttttttaaaggagccaCTATTTCAGTCAGCCAGGGTTTTTAATCACATTTATTGTGTGTTCTTAAAGAACTGTGCAAACGCTATCTTAACATGTAACCATCCACTATAGGGTTATCTATTTCTTGCTTGTGGGCAAACTGAGTCATAGGCTTCAAGCATCCTGTTTATGAATGAATAGTCTTGGACAGACGTTCCAGATTTgctgttggatttttctttacaTTAGATAAGTACCATTCCTAATGCTTGGGTATGACTCTTCTCACCTAGTGTTGCAGGAAGGGAGAGAGACAACTGTGGACCTAGTAAGAGCGGATGAGAAATGAAAACTTACAACTGCCTGTGCTAGCTGatgatgttttaatgaaaaaaaagtttcatgggTGACTTGGGCCAGGCTCAGCTCTGAACTTTGACTGATTTCTGATCCTGAGCAAGCCGCTGTAAAAGGTGGAAAAGACAGACAGCATTCTGTATTTTCACACTATCAATTCTGCAGGGTGAGAGAGAAGTTAACAGGGTGGCCTACTCAGTTCTGACTTTTTGGCCTTATTTCTTTACACTCTGTTTTTGATAGGATTTTGAGAACATGACTGTTCTTCTGCGGAACAGTTAATATCCAAAATACTTAGAAAATACTTGTTGTCACATTAATGTGCCAGTCTCGTCTGTTTGTTTTACAACTTTGTTTGTCtttagaaatacaattttttagtTGTCATGAGCAGTGGTCATGCATGATGCCATGCATTTCTTAAAATGCTCTGTGTAAGTAGCATAAAGTAATTTCTGTTTAATATGAGGCTGTTTTGGCAGATACTACAAGATTGTGGaatgcaaagcaaaaatggaaaatcaCATGCAGAGTCAGAAACACAGAAGTAAAGATGAGCACCTTAAGCAGGAACTGAAAAAATTGGGAGTGCAAATGGGGATGCAATTAAATTTTCCCCCATCCTCTTTCCTAAATTATTTCAGTTATGCAAATTCCAAGTGTTCTGAGGTTTCACATTCCttgctcttccttcccccctcaccccccttcCCCTATACTGGccctttcagaaggaaaaaaaccagaTTGGTTTGACTTGATTTCATGGACCTTGAAGACAGATTTGAAGATGGCAATAGGTGGCTATTAGTGTGGAAGAAAGGGATATTGTAGCTCTAGGTATGAAACTGGTATGAAACTCTGCCATAGACTCTGTAGAAGGAATGCTGAAGGACATGAAGTAATTCTTCTCTGTGTGGAAGATAGATGCAAATCTGAAAAGCTGGGTATGCATAGAAGAGATGTTATTTACTTTTGTTCTGAGTAAACAGTCTTCCtcttaacaaacaaaaaaaacctctgctTACTAGCTAACTAAACCTCTGAATAAAGAGAATATAAAACGGTAGATGTTTAGCTGAATTCCAGCCATTTAAAGCAGTCCTACATGGATTAGATAGGTATAGAATCCTACAGAGCAAATTCTAAGGATTTCTTACCACCTTCAGTATTGTCTTTCCAAGAAAGGTAACAGCAGGGAGCCTCTCAGCTGATGTACTTTAAAACACTGTTGGTATTGAAATATGACGCCAAATGAATTGTGAATAGTTATGTTTAAGTTTCTATAATTTGTCTTAATGTAGACTGATCACTTGCAGAATTATGTGGATTCTGGTACAGCTGAAATCCTATCAAGATCTTAGTCATGGTCTGTTACCCTTCTTACAAATCTGATCTGTTATTCAACTGGTTAAAATGTTGCTATATACTAAGATTCTGAAGCCAAGTGATACATGGTTTCTAGTTCCTTATAGTGGTAAAGAAAATTAAGTATATACTAGCTCAATGTTGTGGAAATCTGTAGACCTTGTGAAGTAGTGCCTTTAAAAGGTGGTATTTCCTGCTGTTCTCAGTGGGGCCAATTACCAAGTTGATGCACGATTCCAGGGTAAACCTGGTACATGTAATTACAGTTCGAATTAACAAATGTCTGCCTAATGGACCTAATCCACAATTTAGGACCATCTTCTGAGGTTCTGGGAGTGTTTTCTTGTCCATTGATGTCTAGGTTCTTCCCTGAATACTGAAGTGATTGTCTGTTTTCAACACATAGCTTTTCAGTAGTGTTACAGTTAGTTTATGGGACATCAGTAAATAGAACTCAACATTCATTATGTTAGTCTTCCACTATAGAGCTGAACTTCTATTACGCTAGGATTTTCTATATGCTACATGTGTAACTGCTATGTCTCCAGATGCCATTCTGGTTTCTTCATAGCTACATAAAAATATCAAAAGGGTAGTGAAGGGTAGTGAAGTTTATTTTCACTTAATTGCTAAAGCAGTTTTGTACTTTCAGGACTTCAGATTATCACACCATAGCAGCCTTACCATTAATCAGTCATTAATGATCATCCTGCTTATAGAGAGGGGTCAAGGTTTAGCTTTTGATAACTCCTACTTAGAGCAGCTGACAGAGCGTCACAGTAGTTTCAGTCATTCCACTTTAACAGGACCCCCCAAAAAATGTTAGacacatagaatcacagaatcactgaggttggaagggacctctggagatcatctagtccaacccccctgctcaagcagggtcacctagagcacattgcacaggattgcatccaggcgcattttgaatatctccagagaaggagactccaccacctctcggggcaacctgttccagtgctctgtcaccctcacagtgaaaaagtttttcctcatgttaagatggaagtgtctgtgtttcagtttgtgcccattgcctcgcgtcctgtcgctcggcaccactgaaaagagtctggccccatcctctcgacaccctcccttcagatacttat contains:
- the TRA2A gene encoding transformer-2 protein homolog alpha isoform X2 codes for the protein MSDVEENNFEGRESRSQSKSPAGSPARVKSESRSGSRSPSRASKHSESHSRSRSKSRSRSRRHSHRRYTRSRSHSHSHSHRRRSRSRSYTPEYRRRRSRSHSPMSNRRRHTGSRANPDPNTCLGVFGLSLYTTERDLREVFSRYGPLTGVNVVYDQRTGRSRGFAFVYFERIDDSKEAMEHANGMELDGRRIRVDYSITKRAHTPTPGIYMGRPTHGGGGGGGAGRRRDSYYDRGYDRGYDRYEEYDYRYRRRSPSPYYSRYRSRSRSRSYSPRRY
- the TRA2A gene encoding transformer-2 protein homolog alpha isoform X3, which gives rise to MSDVEENNFEGRESRSQSKSPAGSPARVKSESRSGSRSPSRASKHSESHSRSRSKSRRRSRSRSYTPEYRRRRSRSHSPMSNRRRHTGSRANPDPNTCLGVFGLSLYTTERDLREVFSRYGPLTGVNVVYDQRTGRSRGFAFVYFERIDDSKEAMEHANGMELDGRRIRVDYSITKRAHTPTPGIYMGRPTHSGGGGGGGAGRRRDSYYDRGYDRGYDRYEEYDYRYRRRSPSPYYSRYRSRSRSRSYSPRRY
- the TRA2A gene encoding transformer-2 protein homolog alpha isoform X1 — its product is MSDVEENNFEGRESRSQSKSPAGSPARVKSESRSGSRSPSRASKHSESHSRSRSKSRSRSRRHSHRRYTRSRSHSHSHSHRRRSRSRSYTPEYRRRRSRSHSPMSNRRRHTGSRANPDPNTCLGVFGLSLYTTERDLREVFSRYGPLTGVNVVYDQRTGRSRGFAFVYFERIDDSKEAMEHANGMELDGRRIRVDYSITKRAHTPTPGIYMGRPTHSGGGGGGGAGRRRDSYYDRGYDRGYDRYEEYDYRYRRRSPSPYYSRYRSRSRSRSYSPRRY